The Mugil cephalus isolate CIBA_MC_2020 chromosome 19, CIBA_Mcephalus_1.1, whole genome shotgun sequence genome has a window encoding:
- the ulk1b gene encoding serine/threonine-protein kinase ULK1 isoform X3 gives METVGKFEFSRKDLIGHGAFAVVFKGRHREKHDWEVAVKCINKKNLAKSQTLLGKEIKILKELKHENIVALLDFQYCNGGDLADYLHSKGTLSEDTIRVFLQQIAGAMRVLQAKGIIHRDLKPQNILLSYPPGRKSQSNNTCIKIADFGFARHLQNNMMAATLCGSPMYMAPEVIMSQNYDAKADLWSIGTIVFQCLTGKAPFQASSPQDLRMFYEKNKSLSPNIPRETSSHLRHLLLGLLQRNHKDRMDFDEFFRHPFLEASSSMKKTTPTVTMTCLPSSASASSCSSSSTSHLASPPQSLAEIQHLRAKALASPTQEVAGFLLKDSSGGGGSSKNSSSCDTDDFVIVPAHFTTGELTCESKVLQDSLMNSGSLLASAGLCSQAKTPPHSPSYSGSPSPVRPSEFLGSNYGNHGHSLPIPVPTQVQNYQRMEQNLYSPKQDGSPRLSTPVRRCSSGSLLGFARAGPSPPYGQGAVTTTRRLSLGGARTLQLSPQAQQHAEPRLVSQPQPQVAGLGTRLHSAPCLLECATGGGRQKIRKQHSDPVVAPSAGLMTVRPLHSSPRLSELMQRNPLPTILGSPSRAIPPFEFPKPPSSPNLMTFLTQQGLVIGSPGSRTAPTELRDLGQQAPTPLTHPAHCIHRLTDDTKGFGRSHSAGRLSDMLLMAAFGPGGNVGDRGSAENLTSEKAIDITGPSSGGGGFAPGSISPAQVVFTVGSPPSGSTPPQTSRQRKYSGSFTSVSPAASYTSRYPQMGTYLDGFEAPPSPRYSFTDPITANMGGHVTFEAPELPEETLMEQEHTDTVQSLRFTLDFARCLMEVASARGAAVAGAQGDVSHPPFLQHQSLVADQISSLSREWSYAEQLVLYLKTAELLSTSLHTAMERVKQGKLYPSATVKQVVKKLNELYKSCVASCRSLSTRLEHFFSRKHRLMDQISSITAERLLFSHTVQMVKDAALDEMFHQGEASALRYHKALLLMEGLSQLLTEQDDILSVSKCKECIERRLTALQSGLCV, from the exons ATGGAGACGGTGGGGAAATTTGAGTTCAGTCGGAAGGACCTGATAGGACATGGCGCATTTGCTGTCGTCTTCAAAGGCAGACATCGAGAG AAACATGACTGGGAGGTGGCGGTAAAATGCATAAACAAGAAGAACCTGGCCAAATCTCAAACACTATTGGGGAAGGAGATCAAAATACTGAAG GAACTCAAACACGAGAACATTGTTGCATTACTGGACTTTCAG tACTGCAATGGCGGCGATCTGGCTGACTACTTACACT ccaaAGGCACACTGAGTGAGGACACTATCCGGGTTTTCCTGCAGCAGATCGCAGGGGCCATGCGGGTCTTACAGGCCAAAGGAATCATCCACAGGGACCTCAAGCCCCAAAACATCCTGCTCTCCTACCCACCGGGGCGCAAGTCGCAGTCCAACAACACCTGCATCAAGATCG CGGACTTTGGCTTTGCCAGGCACCTTCAGAACAACATGATGGCGGCGACGCTCTGCGGCTCCCCTATGTACATG GCTCCTGAAGTGATCATGTCCCAGAACTATGATGCCAAGGCCGACCTGTGGAGCATAGGGACCATCGTGTTTCAGTGTCTGACTGGGAAGGCTCCTTTTCAG GCCAGCAGTCCCCAGGACCTCCGGATGTTCTACGAAAAAAACAAGAGCCTGAGCCCAAA CATCCCCAGAGAGACTTCCAGCCATCTGAGGCACCTGCTGCTGGGTCTGCTGCAGCGCAACCACAAGGACCGCATGGACTTCG ATGAGTTTTTTAGGCACCCGTTCCTGGAGGCTAGCTCATCCATGAAAAAGA caacTCCGACTGTGACCATGACCTGTTTGCCCAGCTCTGCATCAGCCAGCTCCTGtagcagctcctccacctctcacctCGCCTCACCACcg CAGTCTCTTGCTGAGATTCAGCATTTGCGTGCCAAAGCTCTGGCATCCCCGACCCAGGAGGTCGCCGGCTTTCTCTTGAAGGACTCTTCCGgaggcggcggcagcagcaagaactcctcctcctgtgaTACAGATGACTTTGTCATAGTGCCTGCTCACTTCACCA CAGGTGAGCTGACATGTGAGAGTAAAGTGCTGCAAGACAGCCTGATGAACAGCGG ATCTCTTTTGGCTTCTGCTGGTCTGTGTAGCCAAGCCAAAACACCACCTCACTCTCCTTCCTACAGTGGGTCTCCAAGTCCTGTCAG GCCCAGCGAGTTCTTGGGAAGTAACTATGGAAACCACGGTCACTCATTGCCTATCCCAGTCCCCACTCAGGTCCAGAACTACCAGCGCATGGAGCAGAACCTATATTCTCCCAAACAGGATGGCTCACCACG GCTGTCGACGCCGGTGCGCCGCTGCAGCAGTGGGAGCTTGCTGGGCTTCGCTAGGGCCGGCCCCTCGCCGCCCTACGGCCAGGGAGCAGTCACCACCACCCGCAGACTCTCTCTGGGAGGAGCCAGAACTCTCCAGCTCTCTCCTCAAG CTCAGCAGCACGCTGAACCCAGGCTGGTTTCTCAGCCGCAGCCGCAGGTGGCAGGGCTCGGCACCCGTCTCCACAGTGCCCCCTGTCTGTTGGAGTGCGCCACTGGTGGCGGCAGGCAGAAAATCAGGAAGCAGCATTCGGACCCCGTGGTTGCCCCCTCAGCCGGGCTCATGACCGTCCGCCCTCTGCACTCTTCCCCCAGGCTGAGTGAGCTGATGCAGCGGAACCCCCTTCCCACCATCCTCGGCTCCCCTTCCAGG GCCATCCCTCCGTTTGAGTTCCCCAAGCCCCCCAGCTCTCCAAACCTCATGACTTTCCTGACACAGCAGGGTTTGGTCATCGGCTCCCCCGGCAGCAGGACTGCCCCAACAGAGCTCAGAGACCTGGGACAGCAAGCACCCACACCACTCACACATCCTGCCCACTGCATCCATAGACTAACTGATGATACCAAGGGCTTTGGAAG GTCTCATAGTGCCGGACGTCTGTCTGACATGCTGCTGATGGCTGCGTTTGGACCTGGTGGAAATGTGGGTGATCGAGGCAGTGCAGAGAACCTGACCTCTGAAAAAGCCATAGATATAACAG GGCCTTCCAGTGGTGGGGGAGGCTTTGCGCCTGGCTCCATCAGCCCGGCACAGGTGGTTTTCACTGTGGGCTCTCCACCCAGTGGCAGCACCCCACCTCAGACCTCCAGACAGAGGAAATACTCAG GCTCATTCACTTCTGTCAGCCCTGCAGCCTCGTACACCAGCCGCTACCCTCAGATGGGCACCTACCTGGACGGCTTTGAGGCTCCGCCCAGTCCTCGTTACAGTTTCACTGATCCCATCACGGCCAACATGGGTGGTCATGTGACCTTTGAGGCTCCCGAGCTTCCTGAGGAGACGCTGATGGAG CAGGAGCACACAGACACCGTGCAAAGCCTGCGCTTCACTTTGGATTTCGCCCGGTGTCTAATGGAGGTGGCTAGCGCCCGGGGTGCTGCAGTGGCTGGGGCGCAGGGGGACGTATCTCATCCCCCCTTCCTTCAGCACCAGAGTCTGGTAGCAGATCAGATAAGCTCACTGAGCCGCGAGTGGAG TTACGCAGAACAGCTGGTTCTCTACCTGAAGACTGCAGAGCTCTTGTCCACTTCCTTACACACGGCAATGGAGCGAGTTAAACAGGGCAAACTCTACCCATCTGCTACTGTCAAACAAG TAGTGAAGAAGCTGAATGAGCTGTACAAGTCGTGTGTGGCGTCCTGCCGGTCGCTCAGCACCCGCCTGGAGCACTTCTTTTCCAGGAAGCACCGTCTAATGGACCAAATCAGCTCCATCACGGCGGAGCGGCTGCTGTTCAGCCACACTGTGCAGATG GTTAAGGATGCTGCGCTGGACGAGATGTTCCACCAGGGGGAAGCATCGGCCCTGCGCTACCACAAGGCTCTGCTGCTGATGGAGGGCTTGTCTCAGCTGCTCACTGAGCAGGACGACATCCTCAGCGTTAGTAAAT gtaaGGAGTGCATTGAACGGCGCCTCACAGCTTTGCAGTCTGGGCTCTGTGTCTGA
- the ulk1b gene encoding serine/threonine-protein kinase ULK1 isoform X1: METVGKFEFSRKDLIGHGAFAVVFKGRHREKHDWEVAVKCINKKNLAKSQTLLGKEIKILKELKHENIVALLDFQETASSVYLVMEYCNGGDLADYLHSKGTLSEDTIRVFLQQIAGAMRVLQAKGIIHRDLKPQNILLSYPPGRKSQSNNTCIKIADFGFARHLQNNMMAATLCGSPMYMAPEVIMSQNYDAKADLWSIGTIVFQCLTGKAPFQASSPQDLRMFYEKNKSLSPNIPRETSSHLRHLLLGLLQRNHKDRMDFDEFFRHPFLEASSSMKKTTPTVTMTCLPSSASASSCSSSSTSHLASPPQSLAEIQHLRAKALASPTQEVAGFLLKDSSGGGGSSKNSSSCDTDDFVIVPAHFTTGELTCESKVLQDSLMNSGSLLASAGLCSQAKTPPHSPSYSGSPSPVRPSEFLGSNYGNHGHSLPIPVPTQVQNYQRMEQNLYSPKQDGSPRLSTPVRRCSSGSLLGFARAGPSPPYGQGAVTTTRRLSLGGARTLQLSPQAQQHAEPRLVSQPQPQVAGLGTRLHSAPCLLECATGGGRQKIRKQHSDPVVAPSAGLMTVRPLHSSPRLSELMQRNPLPTILGSPSRAIPPFEFPKPPSSPNLMTFLTQQGLVIGSPGSRTAPTELRDLGQQAPTPLTHPAHCIHRLTDDTKGFGRSHSAGRLSDMLLMAAFGPGGNVGDRGSAENLTSEKAIDITGPSSGGGGFAPGSISPAQVVFTVGSPPSGSTPPQTSRQRKYSGSFTSVSPAASYTSRYPQMGTYLDGFEAPPSPRYSFTDPITANMGGHVTFEAPELPEETLMEQEHTDTVQSLRFTLDFARCLMEVASARGAAVAGAQGDVSHPPFLQHQSLVADQISSLSREWSYAEQLVLYLKTAELLSTSLHTAMERVKQGKLYPSATVKQVVKKLNELYKSCVASCRSLSTRLEHFFSRKHRLMDQISSITAERLLFSHTVQMVKDAALDEMFHQGEASALRYHKALLLMEGLSQLLTEQDDILSVSKCKECIERRLTALQSGLCV; this comes from the exons ATGGAGACGGTGGGGAAATTTGAGTTCAGTCGGAAGGACCTGATAGGACATGGCGCATTTGCTGTCGTCTTCAAAGGCAGACATCGAGAG AAACATGACTGGGAGGTGGCGGTAAAATGCATAAACAAGAAGAACCTGGCCAAATCTCAAACACTATTGGGGAAGGAGATCAAAATACTGAAG GAACTCAAACACGAGAACATTGTTGCATTACTGGACTTTCAG GAAACTGCCAGTTCGGTGTACCTGGTAATGGAG tACTGCAATGGCGGCGATCTGGCTGACTACTTACACT ccaaAGGCACACTGAGTGAGGACACTATCCGGGTTTTCCTGCAGCAGATCGCAGGGGCCATGCGGGTCTTACAGGCCAAAGGAATCATCCACAGGGACCTCAAGCCCCAAAACATCCTGCTCTCCTACCCACCGGGGCGCAAGTCGCAGTCCAACAACACCTGCATCAAGATCG CGGACTTTGGCTTTGCCAGGCACCTTCAGAACAACATGATGGCGGCGACGCTCTGCGGCTCCCCTATGTACATG GCTCCTGAAGTGATCATGTCCCAGAACTATGATGCCAAGGCCGACCTGTGGAGCATAGGGACCATCGTGTTTCAGTGTCTGACTGGGAAGGCTCCTTTTCAG GCCAGCAGTCCCCAGGACCTCCGGATGTTCTACGAAAAAAACAAGAGCCTGAGCCCAAA CATCCCCAGAGAGACTTCCAGCCATCTGAGGCACCTGCTGCTGGGTCTGCTGCAGCGCAACCACAAGGACCGCATGGACTTCG ATGAGTTTTTTAGGCACCCGTTCCTGGAGGCTAGCTCATCCATGAAAAAGA caacTCCGACTGTGACCATGACCTGTTTGCCCAGCTCTGCATCAGCCAGCTCCTGtagcagctcctccacctctcacctCGCCTCACCACcg CAGTCTCTTGCTGAGATTCAGCATTTGCGTGCCAAAGCTCTGGCATCCCCGACCCAGGAGGTCGCCGGCTTTCTCTTGAAGGACTCTTCCGgaggcggcggcagcagcaagaactcctcctcctgtgaTACAGATGACTTTGTCATAGTGCCTGCTCACTTCACCA CAGGTGAGCTGACATGTGAGAGTAAAGTGCTGCAAGACAGCCTGATGAACAGCGG ATCTCTTTTGGCTTCTGCTGGTCTGTGTAGCCAAGCCAAAACACCACCTCACTCTCCTTCCTACAGTGGGTCTCCAAGTCCTGTCAG GCCCAGCGAGTTCTTGGGAAGTAACTATGGAAACCACGGTCACTCATTGCCTATCCCAGTCCCCACTCAGGTCCAGAACTACCAGCGCATGGAGCAGAACCTATATTCTCCCAAACAGGATGGCTCACCACG GCTGTCGACGCCGGTGCGCCGCTGCAGCAGTGGGAGCTTGCTGGGCTTCGCTAGGGCCGGCCCCTCGCCGCCCTACGGCCAGGGAGCAGTCACCACCACCCGCAGACTCTCTCTGGGAGGAGCCAGAACTCTCCAGCTCTCTCCTCAAG CTCAGCAGCACGCTGAACCCAGGCTGGTTTCTCAGCCGCAGCCGCAGGTGGCAGGGCTCGGCACCCGTCTCCACAGTGCCCCCTGTCTGTTGGAGTGCGCCACTGGTGGCGGCAGGCAGAAAATCAGGAAGCAGCATTCGGACCCCGTGGTTGCCCCCTCAGCCGGGCTCATGACCGTCCGCCCTCTGCACTCTTCCCCCAGGCTGAGTGAGCTGATGCAGCGGAACCCCCTTCCCACCATCCTCGGCTCCCCTTCCAGG GCCATCCCTCCGTTTGAGTTCCCCAAGCCCCCCAGCTCTCCAAACCTCATGACTTTCCTGACACAGCAGGGTTTGGTCATCGGCTCCCCCGGCAGCAGGACTGCCCCAACAGAGCTCAGAGACCTGGGACAGCAAGCACCCACACCACTCACACATCCTGCCCACTGCATCCATAGACTAACTGATGATACCAAGGGCTTTGGAAG GTCTCATAGTGCCGGACGTCTGTCTGACATGCTGCTGATGGCTGCGTTTGGACCTGGTGGAAATGTGGGTGATCGAGGCAGTGCAGAGAACCTGACCTCTGAAAAAGCCATAGATATAACAG GGCCTTCCAGTGGTGGGGGAGGCTTTGCGCCTGGCTCCATCAGCCCGGCACAGGTGGTTTTCACTGTGGGCTCTCCACCCAGTGGCAGCACCCCACCTCAGACCTCCAGACAGAGGAAATACTCAG GCTCATTCACTTCTGTCAGCCCTGCAGCCTCGTACACCAGCCGCTACCCTCAGATGGGCACCTACCTGGACGGCTTTGAGGCTCCGCCCAGTCCTCGTTACAGTTTCACTGATCCCATCACGGCCAACATGGGTGGTCATGTGACCTTTGAGGCTCCCGAGCTTCCTGAGGAGACGCTGATGGAG CAGGAGCACACAGACACCGTGCAAAGCCTGCGCTTCACTTTGGATTTCGCCCGGTGTCTAATGGAGGTGGCTAGCGCCCGGGGTGCTGCAGTGGCTGGGGCGCAGGGGGACGTATCTCATCCCCCCTTCCTTCAGCACCAGAGTCTGGTAGCAGATCAGATAAGCTCACTGAGCCGCGAGTGGAG TTACGCAGAACAGCTGGTTCTCTACCTGAAGACTGCAGAGCTCTTGTCCACTTCCTTACACACGGCAATGGAGCGAGTTAAACAGGGCAAACTCTACCCATCTGCTACTGTCAAACAAG TAGTGAAGAAGCTGAATGAGCTGTACAAGTCGTGTGTGGCGTCCTGCCGGTCGCTCAGCACCCGCCTGGAGCACTTCTTTTCCAGGAAGCACCGTCTAATGGACCAAATCAGCTCCATCACGGCGGAGCGGCTGCTGTTCAGCCACACTGTGCAGATG GTTAAGGATGCTGCGCTGGACGAGATGTTCCACCAGGGGGAAGCATCGGCCCTGCGCTACCACAAGGCTCTGCTGCTGATGGAGGGCTTGTCTCAGCTGCTCACTGAGCAGGACGACATCCTCAGCGTTAGTAAAT gtaaGGAGTGCATTGAACGGCGCCTCACAGCTTTGCAGTCTGGGCTCTGTGTCTGA
- the ulk1b gene encoding serine/threonine-protein kinase ULK1 isoform X2 — protein sequence METVGKFEFSRKDLIGHGAFAVVFKGRHREKHDWEVAVKCINKKNLAKSQTLLGKEIKILKELKHENIVALLDFQETASSVYLVMEYCNGGDLADYLHSKGTLSEDTIRVFLQQIAGAMRVLQAKGIIHRDLKPQNILLSYPPGRKSQSNNTCIKIADFGFARHLQNNMMAATLCGSPMYMAPEVIMSQNYDAKADLWSIGTIVFQCLTGKAPFQASSPQDLRMFYEKNKSLSPNIPRETSSHLRHLLLGLLQRNHKDRMDFDEFFRHPFLEASSSMKKTTPTVTMTCLPSSASASSCSSSSTSHLASPPSLAEIQHLRAKALASPTQEVAGFLLKDSSGGGGSSKNSSSCDTDDFVIVPAHFTTGELTCESKVLQDSLMNSGSLLASAGLCSQAKTPPHSPSYSGSPSPVRPSEFLGSNYGNHGHSLPIPVPTQVQNYQRMEQNLYSPKQDGSPRLSTPVRRCSSGSLLGFARAGPSPPYGQGAVTTTRRLSLGGARTLQLSPQAQQHAEPRLVSQPQPQVAGLGTRLHSAPCLLECATGGGRQKIRKQHSDPVVAPSAGLMTVRPLHSSPRLSELMQRNPLPTILGSPSRAIPPFEFPKPPSSPNLMTFLTQQGLVIGSPGSRTAPTELRDLGQQAPTPLTHPAHCIHRLTDDTKGFGRSHSAGRLSDMLLMAAFGPGGNVGDRGSAENLTSEKAIDITGPSSGGGGFAPGSISPAQVVFTVGSPPSGSTPPQTSRQRKYSGSFTSVSPAASYTSRYPQMGTYLDGFEAPPSPRYSFTDPITANMGGHVTFEAPELPEETLMEQEHTDTVQSLRFTLDFARCLMEVASARGAAVAGAQGDVSHPPFLQHQSLVADQISSLSREWSYAEQLVLYLKTAELLSTSLHTAMERVKQGKLYPSATVKQVVKKLNELYKSCVASCRSLSTRLEHFFSRKHRLMDQISSITAERLLFSHTVQMVKDAALDEMFHQGEASALRYHKALLLMEGLSQLLTEQDDILSVSKCKECIERRLTALQSGLCV from the exons ATGGAGACGGTGGGGAAATTTGAGTTCAGTCGGAAGGACCTGATAGGACATGGCGCATTTGCTGTCGTCTTCAAAGGCAGACATCGAGAG AAACATGACTGGGAGGTGGCGGTAAAATGCATAAACAAGAAGAACCTGGCCAAATCTCAAACACTATTGGGGAAGGAGATCAAAATACTGAAG GAACTCAAACACGAGAACATTGTTGCATTACTGGACTTTCAG GAAACTGCCAGTTCGGTGTACCTGGTAATGGAG tACTGCAATGGCGGCGATCTGGCTGACTACTTACACT ccaaAGGCACACTGAGTGAGGACACTATCCGGGTTTTCCTGCAGCAGATCGCAGGGGCCATGCGGGTCTTACAGGCCAAAGGAATCATCCACAGGGACCTCAAGCCCCAAAACATCCTGCTCTCCTACCCACCGGGGCGCAAGTCGCAGTCCAACAACACCTGCATCAAGATCG CGGACTTTGGCTTTGCCAGGCACCTTCAGAACAACATGATGGCGGCGACGCTCTGCGGCTCCCCTATGTACATG GCTCCTGAAGTGATCATGTCCCAGAACTATGATGCCAAGGCCGACCTGTGGAGCATAGGGACCATCGTGTTTCAGTGTCTGACTGGGAAGGCTCCTTTTCAG GCCAGCAGTCCCCAGGACCTCCGGATGTTCTACGAAAAAAACAAGAGCCTGAGCCCAAA CATCCCCAGAGAGACTTCCAGCCATCTGAGGCACCTGCTGCTGGGTCTGCTGCAGCGCAACCACAAGGACCGCATGGACTTCG ATGAGTTTTTTAGGCACCCGTTCCTGGAGGCTAGCTCATCCATGAAAAAGA caacTCCGACTGTGACCATGACCTGTTTGCCCAGCTCTGCATCAGCCAGCTCCTGtagcagctcctccacctctcacctCGCCTCACCACcg TCTCTTGCTGAGATTCAGCATTTGCGTGCCAAAGCTCTGGCATCCCCGACCCAGGAGGTCGCCGGCTTTCTCTTGAAGGACTCTTCCGgaggcggcggcagcagcaagaactcctcctcctgtgaTACAGATGACTTTGTCATAGTGCCTGCTCACTTCACCA CAGGTGAGCTGACATGTGAGAGTAAAGTGCTGCAAGACAGCCTGATGAACAGCGG ATCTCTTTTGGCTTCTGCTGGTCTGTGTAGCCAAGCCAAAACACCACCTCACTCTCCTTCCTACAGTGGGTCTCCAAGTCCTGTCAG GCCCAGCGAGTTCTTGGGAAGTAACTATGGAAACCACGGTCACTCATTGCCTATCCCAGTCCCCACTCAGGTCCAGAACTACCAGCGCATGGAGCAGAACCTATATTCTCCCAAACAGGATGGCTCACCACG GCTGTCGACGCCGGTGCGCCGCTGCAGCAGTGGGAGCTTGCTGGGCTTCGCTAGGGCCGGCCCCTCGCCGCCCTACGGCCAGGGAGCAGTCACCACCACCCGCAGACTCTCTCTGGGAGGAGCCAGAACTCTCCAGCTCTCTCCTCAAG CTCAGCAGCACGCTGAACCCAGGCTGGTTTCTCAGCCGCAGCCGCAGGTGGCAGGGCTCGGCACCCGTCTCCACAGTGCCCCCTGTCTGTTGGAGTGCGCCACTGGTGGCGGCAGGCAGAAAATCAGGAAGCAGCATTCGGACCCCGTGGTTGCCCCCTCAGCCGGGCTCATGACCGTCCGCCCTCTGCACTCTTCCCCCAGGCTGAGTGAGCTGATGCAGCGGAACCCCCTTCCCACCATCCTCGGCTCCCCTTCCAGG GCCATCCCTCCGTTTGAGTTCCCCAAGCCCCCCAGCTCTCCAAACCTCATGACTTTCCTGACACAGCAGGGTTTGGTCATCGGCTCCCCCGGCAGCAGGACTGCCCCAACAGAGCTCAGAGACCTGGGACAGCAAGCACCCACACCACTCACACATCCTGCCCACTGCATCCATAGACTAACTGATGATACCAAGGGCTTTGGAAG GTCTCATAGTGCCGGACGTCTGTCTGACATGCTGCTGATGGCTGCGTTTGGACCTGGTGGAAATGTGGGTGATCGAGGCAGTGCAGAGAACCTGACCTCTGAAAAAGCCATAGATATAACAG GGCCTTCCAGTGGTGGGGGAGGCTTTGCGCCTGGCTCCATCAGCCCGGCACAGGTGGTTTTCACTGTGGGCTCTCCACCCAGTGGCAGCACCCCACCTCAGACCTCCAGACAGAGGAAATACTCAG GCTCATTCACTTCTGTCAGCCCTGCAGCCTCGTACACCAGCCGCTACCCTCAGATGGGCACCTACCTGGACGGCTTTGAGGCTCCGCCCAGTCCTCGTTACAGTTTCACTGATCCCATCACGGCCAACATGGGTGGTCATGTGACCTTTGAGGCTCCCGAGCTTCCTGAGGAGACGCTGATGGAG CAGGAGCACACAGACACCGTGCAAAGCCTGCGCTTCACTTTGGATTTCGCCCGGTGTCTAATGGAGGTGGCTAGCGCCCGGGGTGCTGCAGTGGCTGGGGCGCAGGGGGACGTATCTCATCCCCCCTTCCTTCAGCACCAGAGTCTGGTAGCAGATCAGATAAGCTCACTGAGCCGCGAGTGGAG TTACGCAGAACAGCTGGTTCTCTACCTGAAGACTGCAGAGCTCTTGTCCACTTCCTTACACACGGCAATGGAGCGAGTTAAACAGGGCAAACTCTACCCATCTGCTACTGTCAAACAAG TAGTGAAGAAGCTGAATGAGCTGTACAAGTCGTGTGTGGCGTCCTGCCGGTCGCTCAGCACCCGCCTGGAGCACTTCTTTTCCAGGAAGCACCGTCTAATGGACCAAATCAGCTCCATCACGGCGGAGCGGCTGCTGTTCAGCCACACTGTGCAGATG GTTAAGGATGCTGCGCTGGACGAGATGTTCCACCAGGGGGAAGCATCGGCCCTGCGCTACCACAAGGCTCTGCTGCTGATGGAGGGCTTGTCTCAGCTGCTCACTGAGCAGGACGACATCCTCAGCGTTAGTAAAT gtaaGGAGTGCATTGAACGGCGCCTCACAGCTTTGCAGTCTGGGCTCTGTGTCTGA